CGGCGGCCGCCGAAGGGGGGGAGGGGCGGTGATCCCCAGCGCCTTCACCTATCACCGGCCGGAGACGCTGGACGAGGTCTTCGAGCTGCTGGGGCGGTACGGCGAGCAGGCCAAGCTGCTGGCCGGCGGGCACAGCCTGTTGCCGGCGATGAAGCTGCGGTTGGCCCAGCCCCAGGTGCTGATCGACCTGGCTCGGGTGAAGGAGCTCCGCGGGGTGTCGGTGGAACCCGGCGGGGCCCTGCGCCTGGGGGCCTTGACGACGCACCATCAGGTGATGACCGATCCGGTCGTACGCCAGCACGCGCCCCTGCTGGCGGAGGTGGCCGGGGTCATCGGCGACATGCAGGTCCGCTACCGCGGCACCCTGGGCGGCAGCGTCGCCCACGCCGATCCGGCCGCCGACTACCCGGCGGCGCTGCTGGCGCTGGAGGCCGAGATCGAGGTGGCGGGGCCGGGTGGGCGCCGGCGGACCGTGCCGGCGGGGGAGTTCTTCTTCGGTCCCTTCATCACCGCCTTGCAACCCGATGAGGTGGTGACCGTCGTGCGCATCCCGCCGGCGGCCGGCGGCGAGCGAGGATGGCGGTGGGGCTACCGTTACCTCAAGATGGCCCGCCGGGCCTCGGACTTCGCCCTGGTGGGCGTGGCCGCGGCCGTCGCCCGGGATGCGGACGGGACGGCGGCGGCGGTGCGGGTCGCCCTCAACGGCGTCACCGGCGCCGCCTACCGGGCGACGGCGGTGGAGGAGCGCCTGGCCGGCCGGGTGCCGTCGCCGGAGCTGCTGGC
The sequence above is drawn from the Thermaerobacter sp. FW80 genome and encodes:
- a CDS encoding xanthine dehydrogenase family protein subunit M — translated: MIPSAFTYHRPETLDEVFELLGRYGEQAKLLAGGHSLLPAMKLRLAQPQVLIDLARVKELRGVSVEPGGALRLGALTTHHQVMTDPVVRQHAPLLAEVAGVIGDMQVRYRGTLGGSVAHADPAADYPAALLALEAEIEVAGPGGRRRTVPAGEFFFGPFITALQPDEVVTVVRIPPAAGGERGWRWGYRYLKMARRASDFALVGVAAAVARDADGTAAAVRVALNGVTGAAYRATAVEERLAGRVPSPELLAEAAAHAVDGVDVDGDALTSAEYRAHLARVYTRRALEEAWQRAGGEGAMAAD